One genomic window of Leptotrichia shahii includes the following:
- a CDS encoding AAA family ATPase, producing the protein MFPIYMYVKEYKGLKDFEITFDNNYEITFEGEILTINKIKTDNNIENFYSIDKTIGNIDSVNLLIGKNGSGKTSVLEVLNVLHLGSSTNNEEVKKIKGYIILYKSYSNDEDFILEKDFCSMSIEIKEFPKKINVKEEFRKLRFTNQENYREDFLESIGIVKFSFKGETLNATQREGVFGFGQERTVFKLDTRLENKSKKNIYDYLIKIKQGKNKDNFENAYLTLVIPDLCIKHMISNERVINSKFEEFDKITFDKIIDDGLFRLYEYDDVNNYSLEDIILNNYFNWIYLIIILRKVFEIRNKKEYSEKKLRKMLEKERKKKLKLLDGKFTIKKFEILLKELRKSLGIPEKEIIFDEKDEKNYKTVEEIAALINDITEEKDEINTRNDNKIIKKFKINFEEKNERIKELLEKYQNFHIPKDGIDTDLIFKSVEYIQIEEEGLSDGERIKLQYFSTLYGVLNGEFKNRKYITLLFDEVETYLHPEWSRRFLYELIEELGKYEDKKFKLIFATHSPFLIADVLAKDCIYLSKDENGKIQAEIKEDVKTFGANIIDLFKDTMFLESTFGKFATEKIKWAVDEISDSKKNYSQIKNNSEIKFLIDEIGEKLISNKLKSMIESKFKGTKEEYYYKKIRQYKMKLKKLRNKKDKK; encoded by the coding sequence ATGTTTCCAATATATATGTATGTAAAAGAATATAAAGGATTGAAAGATTTTGAAATTACTTTTGATAATAATTATGAAATTACTTTTGAAGGCGAGATACTAACAATTAATAAAATAAAAACTGATAATAATATAGAAAATTTTTATTCTATTGATAAAACAATAGGAAATATAGATAGTGTTAATTTGTTGATTGGGAAAAATGGGAGTGGGAAGACAAGTGTTTTAGAAGTACTCAATGTACTTCATTTAGGTTCTTCTACTAATAATGAAGAAGTAAAAAAGATCAAGGGATATATAATTCTTTATAAATCTTATTCTAATGATGAAGATTTTATTCTTGAAAAAGATTTCTGTTCAATGTCTATAGAAATAAAAGAATTTCCAAAAAAGATAAATGTTAAAGAAGAATTCAGAAAATTAAGATTTACAAATCAAGAAAATTATAGAGAAGATTTTCTAGAAAGTATAGGAATAGTAAAATTTTCATTTAAAGGAGAAACTCTAAATGCTACTCAAAGAGAAGGAGTGTTTGGATTTGGACAAGAGAGAACAGTTTTTAAATTAGATACTAGATTAGAAAATAAAAGCAAAAAAAATATATATGATTATTTAATTAAAATAAAACAAGGAAAAAATAAAGATAATTTTGAAAATGCATATTTAACATTAGTGATTCCTGATTTATGCATTAAACATATGATTTCAAATGAGAGAGTAATTAATTCTAAATTTGAAGAATTTGATAAAATTACTTTTGATAAGATTATTGATGACGGTCTTTTTAGGTTATATGAATATGATGATGTAAATAATTATAGTTTAGAAGATATTATTTTAAATAATTATTTTAATTGGATTTATTTAATTATAATACTAAGAAAAGTTTTTGAAATTCGCAATAAAAAAGAATATTCTGAAAAAAAATTAAGAAAAATGTTAGAAAAGGAAAGAAAGAAAAAGTTAAAACTATTAGACGGTAAGTTTACAATTAAAAAATTTGAGATATTATTAAAAGAGCTTAGAAAATCATTAGGAATACCAGAAAAAGAAATTATATTTGATGAAAAAGATGAAAAAAATTATAAAACTGTTGAAGAGATAGCTGCTCTTATAAATGATATTACAGAAGAAAAAGATGAAATAAATACCCGAAATGATAATAAAATTATTAAAAAATTTAAAATAAATTTTGAAGAAAAAAATGAAAGAATCAAAGAATTATTGGAAAAATATCAAAATTTTCATATTCCTAAAGACGGGATTGATACAGATTTAATATTTAAAAGCGTAGAATATATACAAATAGAAGAAGAGGGATTAAGTGATGGCGAAAGAATAAAATTACAATATTTTTCAACCCTTTATGGAGTTTTAAATGGTGAATTTAAAAATAGAAAATATATTACGCTTTTATTTGATGAAGTAGAAACTTATCTACATCCTGAATGGAGCAGAAGATTTTTATATGAATTAATAGAAGAATTAGGAAAGTATGAAGATAAAAAGTTTAAATTGATTTTTGCAACACACAGTCCTTTTCTGATAGCAGATGTTTTGGCAAAAGATTGTATTTATTTGAGTAAAGATGAAAACGGTAAAATTCAGGCTGAAATTAAAGAGGATGTGAAAACTTTTGGAGCAAATATTATTGACTTGTTCAAGGATACTATGTTTTTAGAATCGACTTTTGGGAAATTTGCTACTGAAAAGATTAAATGGGCAGTTGATGAAATAAGCGATAGTAAAAAAAATTATTCGCAGATAAAAAATAATTCTGAGATTAAATTTTTAATAGATGAAATTGGAGAAAAGTTAATCTCTAATAAGTTGAAATCAATGATTGAATCAAAGTTTAAAGGTACAAAAGAAGAATATTATTATAAAAAAATAAGACAATACAAAATGAAGTTAAAAAAATTAAGAAATAAAAAAGATAAAAAGTAG
- a CDS encoding metal ABC transporter permease, with the protein MEFIKIFEYAFMRNALIVGLLSSICCGIIGTYIVNKKMVFISSSISHASYGGIGIGIYLIYFFNLPIKDPLFFGLIFSILSGVLILVLKDTLHVDGDLGIGIVMSMGMAIGIIFAFLTPGYQSDMSTYLFGNILLSNTLNIILLLILDIITITFFIIFYKSIVYTSFDENFYKIHSVPVTFINYFMIILISSVIIINIKTIGIILIISILTIPQAIAASLARKYSTIIILSIIFSFIGILSGLYFSYTLNIPSGPSIIVLLTILLAVVKVGGFVKGKFLN; encoded by the coding sequence ATGGAATTTATAAAAATTTTTGAATATGCCTTTATGAGAAACGCCCTTATTGTAGGGCTTCTTTCAAGTATATGCTGTGGAATAATAGGAACTTATATTGTAAATAAAAAAATGGTCTTTATTTCATCAAGTATTAGCCACGCCTCTTACGGCGGTATCGGAATAGGAATTTACCTGATTTACTTCTTTAACTTGCCAATAAAAGATCCGCTATTTTTTGGACTGATTTTCTCAATATTGTCAGGTGTGCTGATTTTAGTTCTAAAAGACACTCTTCACGTTGACGGTGATTTGGGAATAGGTATCGTTATGTCAATGGGAATGGCTATCGGAATTATTTTTGCCTTCTTGACGCCAGGCTATCAATCCGATATGTCAACTTATTTATTTGGAAATATCCTTTTATCCAACACCCTAAACATAATTTTACTACTAATACTGGACATAATCACAATCACATTTTTCATCATCTTCTACAAAAGCATCGTCTACACCAGCTTTGATGAAAACTTCTACAAAATCCACAGCGTCCCAGTAACCTTCATAAACTACTTTATGATAATCCTAATATCTTCCGTCATAATAATAAACATAAAGACAATAGGAATCATCTTAATAATCTCAATCCTGACAATCCCACAGGCAATCGCAGCCTCGCTCGCAAGAAAATACTCAACAATCATAATTCTATCCATAATTTTCTCATTCATCGGAATACTGTCAGGACTATATTTTTCCTACACGCTAAATATTCCGTCAGGCCCTTCGATTATTGTATTGCTTACGATTTTATTGGCGGTGGTTAAGGTTGGGGGATTTGTGAAGGGGAAATTTTTGAATTAA
- a CDS encoding metal ABC transporter ATP-binding protein: MTNGQNKKLVSVQNLNFKYSNDYILNDINLDIFKGKNVAILGRNGGGKSTLVKVMLGFLRKKSGSIEFFTSENKIGYLPQIREFDASFPINIFDLVISGLTNKNNLFRRFNNEEKKRAEILLKEFDIFHLKNKLINEVSGGQLQRALIARALISSPELIFLDEPESFLDKEFEFKLFEKIKELSNSTIVVISHELEKIYDYIDSIFVVEGNIRVYEKKEDYVCSNPYLHSHK; the protein is encoded by the coding sequence ATGACTAACGGACAGAATAAAAAACTTGTGAGTGTACAAAATCTTAACTTTAAATACAGCAATGATTATATTTTGAACGATATAAATTTAGATATTTTTAAAGGAAAAAATGTTGCAATTCTGGGAAGAAATGGTGGCGGAAAATCAACTTTAGTAAAGGTTATGCTGGGATTTTTGAGAAAAAAATCTGGCAGTATTGAATTTTTTACAAGTGAAAACAAAATTGGATATTTACCACAAATAAGGGAGTTCGACGCTTCCTTTCCCATTAATATTTTTGACTTGGTAATATCGGGATTGACTAATAAAAATAATCTTTTCAGAAGATTTAACAATGAAGAAAAAAAACGTGCTGAAATACTCTTGAAGGAATTTGATATTTTTCATTTAAAAAATAAATTAATAAACGAAGTATCTGGTGGACAGCTTCAAAGGGCATTAATTGCACGTGCCTTAATTTCTTCACCAGAACTGATTTTTCTTGATGAGCCAGAGTCATTTCTGGATAAGGAATTTGAATTTAAACTTTTTGAAAAAATAAAGGAATTATCAAATTCAACAATCGTTGTAATTTCTCACGAGCTTGAAAAAATCTACGATTACATTGATTCAATTTTTGTCGTGGAAGGCAACATTCGAGTTTATGAGAAAAAGGAAGATTATGTGTGCAGCAATCCTTACTTACATTCACACAAATAA
- a CDS encoding metal ABC transporter substrate-binding protein codes for MKKLLSLLLLSALFIFSCGNKSETKKEQGTAGTREKIVTSVPPLRWLTQKIAGDDFEVISIVQPNMNHELFEPKPSDLKILENSKVFFTYNMLGFEETISDSLSDKNKIVNVLDGVDKNLFIKGDHDHEHEHEHGKKEEHEHHEHEGIDPHVWFSLDMMPKIAENIKNELSKLYPDKKETFEKNYNAFITELNQVKAELSQKMASKTKKSFMIYHPALNYFLKNYAIEEISIEQEGKEPSAQQIKEIIDEAKEHNVTTILVQPQFPKQSAEAISKEIPNSKVAEFNVDKENVFENLKQFVDYLN; via the coding sequence TTTCTTGCGGAAATAAATCAGAAACTAAAAAAGAGCAAGGAACTGCAGGAACAAGGGAAAAAATTGTAACAAGCGTGCCACCTTTGAGATGGCTTACTCAAAAAATTGCAGGAGATGATTTTGAAGTTATTTCAATTGTCCAGCCAAATATGAATCACGAACTATTTGAGCCAAAACCTTCAGATTTGAAAATTTTAGAAAACTCAAAGGTATTTTTCACTTATAATATGTTAGGATTTGAAGAAACAATTTCTGACAGCCTAAGCGATAAAAACAAAATTGTTAATGTTTTGGATGGTGTTGATAAAAATTTATTTATCAAAGGGGATCATGATCACGAACATGAACATGAGCATGGTAAAAAGGAAGAACATGAACATCATGAGCATGAGGGAATTGATCCGCATGTATGGTTCTCGCTTGATATGATGCCAAAAATTGCTGAAAATATAAAAAATGAATTGTCAAAACTTTATCCAGATAAAAAAGAAACTTTTGAAAAAAATTACAACGCTTTCATTACAGAACTTAATCAAGTAAAAGCAGAACTTTCACAAAAAATGGCTTCAAAAACTAAAAAATCATTTATGATTTATCATCCTGCATTAAACTATTTCCTAAAAAATTATGCCATTGAAGAAATTTCAATCGAGCAGGAAGGAAAAGAACCATCAGCACAGCAAATAAAGGAAATTATTGACGAAGCAAAAGAACATAACGTAACTACAATCTTAGTTCAACCTCAATTTCCAAAACAAAGTGCTGAGGCAATTTCAAAAGAAATTCCTAACTCAAAAGTTGCTGAATTTAATGTTGACAAGGAAAATGTCTTTGAAAATCTAAAACAGTTTGTAGATTATTTAAATTAA